In a single window of the Pedosphaera parvula Ellin514 genome:
- the lepB gene encoding signal peptidase I, with protein MARVSKSTSKSKTKSATNERRNKILVSVALCIAVFGVGLMLLRAFGLLRPFSVPSAAMEPTLVSGDYVMMEGVTYLFCKPRRGDLVVFKTDGIASLPPGNVLSQRVAGSPGETLRLVNGKLLVNEQPVSLQSSTGAIQYVYLPSSYAKYLLTSNDTVTVPTNSIFVLGDNSAASSDSRVWGFVPGTNVLGRVWFRYSPPERVGMVR; from the coding sequence ATGGCGAGAGTTTCCAAATCCACATCCAAATCCAAAACGAAGAGCGCGACGAATGAGCGGCGGAATAAGATTTTGGTTTCGGTCGCACTGTGCATTGCGGTCTTCGGCGTGGGGTTGATGTTGCTGCGGGCGTTTGGGTTGTTGCGGCCGTTCTCGGTGCCTTCGGCGGCGATGGAGCCGACGTTGGTGTCGGGGGATTATGTGATGATGGAGGGGGTGACGTATCTGTTTTGCAAGCCGCGTCGCGGGGATTTGGTGGTGTTCAAGACGGATGGCATTGCGTCGCTGCCGCCGGGGAATGTGTTGTCGCAACGGGTGGCGGGGTCGCCGGGGGAGACGTTGCGGTTGGTGAATGGAAAACTTTTGGTGAATGAGCAGCCGGTGAGTTTGCAGAGTTCGACGGGAGCGATTCAATATGTGTATTTGCCGTCGAGTTACGCGAAGTATTTGCTGACGAGCAATGACACGGTGACGGTGCCGACGAATTCGATTTTTGTGTTGGGGGATAATTCAGCGGCGAGCTCGGATAGTCGTGTGTGGGGTTTTGTGCCGGGAACGAATGTGTTGGGGCGGGTGTGGTTTCGATATTCGCCGCCGGAGCGTGTGGGGATGGTGAGGTGA
- a CDS encoding N-6 DNA methylase → MNQRAATHSFKAALQSVGYDSRQIADSYTFADFEGSRAVLNRIPLAAFSGYPCTYRNACIGVIFNGDQQERSNRVYNHRALGAPLIFEVGQQIVQPWSVGPNEARPIGQPFSLDSLASAFLKHRAIWNPTALGRLKLASDAKPNRQLDFYDTGLLPVLEQFFQAKLNDLLERAFADTADTYRSVHGSEPDVAYLFPYLFRFVTAKIFMDRADAQGWDGLENPRKILAKAENHSGSGLLKKLPTTFLDTRILTKAWNSISGTLHFQNLSVPDLVGVYEDLFINEETRRKLGVHSTPIGLASYIVNSLPWEKIPVDQRIVVEGFCGHGIFLAQAMERLRSDLDPKLTPRQRHQYFQKMLIGVEKDPLAIEVCRLLLTLSDYPNDNSWQLYHSDVFDWPQWDSVLKTASVVLANPPYEPFPTETRKHITATKAQPPAEFIQRLMRQPPSMLGLVLPQSFLSSPSYQEANRQIAQHYADVSIVELPKLFKYADNETVALLASERRNVGKQVSVRYSEVPSERVEEFLGDFKVEAERSGKLDLPATSKDFTLWIPPKGSLFDQFPKLPKLGEHTEIHVGIQWNSRTDGKPRTSPRTDVASDSPKKGFKRGAEKMADNLTQFGLRQVRFLSLRQEHLWARATAWKLPWEAPKVVCNRSRFERKSPWRLAAFADLEGLVFTQQFCAIWTERELSELAVTAVLSSPIANAFSFERDLDRDNHIATLLALPIPKLEHLSRSSPIHQQAKKLQSLLLPRDFIQQVSTDEITEALVRLDAAVLEAYELSARAQRLLLKQFQGWRRPVAVPFTGYFPMHFKDVLTLKDFIAIQYDWESTNEQRCDLIEKELSKAGLTVEERKNLDHLQHLADLIIRLKEPYPLEELSNLVAELKAKGKWKPST, encoded by the coding sequence TTGAATCAGCGGGCGGCAACTCACTCCTTTAAAGCAGCACTGCAATCAGTCGGTTACGATAGCCGACAGATTGCTGACAGCTATACCTTTGCGGATTTCGAGGGAAGTCGCGCCGTTCTGAACCGTATTCCGCTGGCGGCATTTTCAGGCTACCCCTGCACTTATAGAAATGCTTGCATCGGGGTTATTTTCAACGGTGATCAACAAGAAAGATCCAACCGAGTATACAACCACCGAGCACTAGGCGCACCTCTGATTTTTGAAGTCGGCCAACAAATTGTCCAACCTTGGAGTGTTGGCCCTAATGAAGCCCGCCCCATCGGTCAGCCATTTTCTCTAGATTCTCTGGCTTCAGCATTTCTTAAACATCGCGCAATTTGGAATCCGACCGCACTGGGACGACTCAAATTGGCCTCGGATGCCAAACCCAATCGCCAACTTGACTTCTATGACACCGGGCTGTTGCCGGTCTTGGAACAATTTTTCCAAGCAAAGCTAAACGACCTACTTGAACGGGCCTTCGCTGATACGGCAGATACTTATCGCTCTGTTCACGGTAGTGAGCCTGACGTTGCCTACCTCTTTCCCTATTTATTCCGATTTGTTACTGCAAAGATCTTCATGGACCGAGCCGACGCTCAAGGTTGGGATGGCTTGGAGAACCCGCGCAAGATATTGGCCAAAGCCGAGAATCACTCAGGCTCTGGATTACTAAAAAAACTTCCCACTACTTTCCTCGACACACGGATTCTCACCAAAGCTTGGAATAGTATCTCGGGAACACTTCACTTCCAGAATCTTTCAGTGCCTGACCTAGTAGGAGTCTACGAAGACTTGTTTATCAATGAAGAGACCCGCCGCAAACTTGGGGTTCATAGCACGCCCATCGGATTGGCTTCCTATATCGTGAATAGTCTGCCGTGGGAAAAAATTCCCGTTGATCAGCGCATCGTCGTAGAGGGCTTTTGTGGCCACGGAATCTTTCTCGCGCAGGCGATGGAACGCTTGCGTTCCGATCTCGATCCCAAACTCACCCCTCGCCAACGACATCAATATTTTCAAAAGATGCTCATCGGCGTGGAAAAAGACCCACTTGCCATAGAGGTCTGCCGTCTATTGCTAACGCTCTCCGACTATCCAAACGACAATAGCTGGCAACTTTATCACTCTGACGTGTTCGACTGGCCTCAATGGGATTCAGTGCTTAAGACCGCTTCAGTGGTGCTGGCCAATCCCCCTTATGAACCTTTTCCTACTGAAACGCGGAAACACATAACTGCCACCAAAGCACAACCTCCTGCTGAATTTATCCAACGCCTAATGCGCCAACCACCGTCAATGTTGGGCTTGGTTTTGCCGCAGAGCTTTCTCAGCAGCCCCTCCTATCAAGAGGCAAATCGTCAAATTGCACAACATTACGCAGACGTATCCATCGTCGAACTCCCCAAGCTTTTCAAGTATGCTGATAACGAGACAGTTGCCTTACTTGCATCTGAGCGCCGCAACGTAGGGAAACAGGTTTCCGTTCGCTACTCGGAGGTACCATCAGAAAGGGTAGAAGAGTTCCTGGGAGATTTCAAAGTAGAGGCCGAACGGTCAGGAAAATTGGATCTACCTGCCACGTCAAAGGATTTTACACTGTGGATTCCACCTAAAGGTTCGCTTTTTGACCAATTTCCTAAGCTTCCAAAACTCGGTGAGCACACAGAAATTCACGTGGGCATTCAATGGAATTCACGTACTGATGGCAAACCCCGGACCTCTCCCAGAACTGATGTAGCATCAGATTCGCCCAAAAAGGGCTTCAAACGAGGCGCCGAGAAAATGGCTGACAATCTTACACAGTTCGGCCTAAGACAAGTTCGGTTTTTATCGCTTCGTCAGGAACATTTATGGGCGCGGGCCACGGCATGGAAGCTCCCATGGGAGGCTCCTAAAGTTGTTTGTAATCGCTCTCGGTTCGAACGAAAATCACCTTGGCGCTTGGCCGCCTTTGCAGACCTCGAAGGCTTAGTATTCACGCAACAGTTCTGCGCAATTTGGACCGAGAGAGAGCTTTCTGAACTTGCAGTTACAGCTGTCTTATCCTCACCTATCGCCAATGCCTTCAGCTTTGAGAGGGACTTGGATCGTGACAATCATATTGCAACGTTGTTAGCTCTGCCCATTCCTAAGTTGGAACACTTATCAAGATCTAGCCCAATTCATCAGCAAGCCAAGAAGCTTCAATCATTATTGTTGCCGCGTGATTTCATTCAGCAAGTCTCGACGGACGAAATAACCGAAGCACTTGTTCGCCTTGATGCCGCCGTGCTCGAAGCGTATGAGCTTTCCGCGCGCGCGCAACGACTGTTGCTTAAACAATTTCAGGGTTGGAGGCGTCCGGTGGCGGTGCCTTTCACAGGATATTTTCCCATGCACTTCAAAGATGTGCTCACGCTAAAAGATTTCATAGCCATTCAGTACGACTGGGAATCGACTAATGAACAGCGATGCGACCTCATTGAAAAAGAACTATCGAAAGCAGGTCTTACAGTGGAGGAGCGTAAAAATCTGGATCATCTGCAACATCTCGCCGACCTTATCATCCGCCTTAAGGAACCCTATCCATTGGAAGAACTCAGCAATCTTGTCGCGGAACTTAAAGCCAAGGGGAAATGGAAACCTTCGACCTGA
- a CDS encoding HEAT repeat domain-containing protein gives MRGPLLSLLLWRTLVLTLALSASQANADQPSIWESRATQPVPAGAKVTLELDHPEYFLGENVLVHFTLQNIGDQPFQADFGGDYRGATRALRFKVTATDESGVVAPDPDPSGICFGGLGGPRTLKPGDKFTESLPLMRYCQITQPGRYTIRATHDFGWKEGERKRPVGEITVMFKMPTPTEAETLINTMEKMPADPNHVYGQRSHNYPDFTLLRQPVYLKPLLRRAEKGNHNALEGIAWIETVDATMALIELATNSDSKLALDSARTLTMRLPDPNLESTNGFGGFAPFTRETRRRLVKHSWDPKLAPEVRSLATNYLAQPSADEVAAGASMVQCVGTLAEAPNVIAAMDHALNPLVNPRQDPKDDILDQPQPLRELISAMDALHGKNYEVHEGALNGEAQILLYFHWLANQSPPRSDRWLETVKAFGPNSKFPTRVAALESIPEPLPVECIEFVKSRLSDPDLGVCRTACTVAGKSGDKTFLKPILEIIATEHHEWLLGEASEAAKKLGGGFALLDTWADRLTDEKLYGLALDSLQTVIEGLPGSSSGRTDLSRSERIALRNEWKSFLSKHADEIRAGKKFKVNDPALTPALFGRARSWQLPNGKPWPITEEEMNKPPDK, from the coding sequence ATGAGAGGCCCCCTTCTATCCCTCCTGTTGTGGCGCACCCTCGTGCTCACGCTGGCTCTAAGCGCCTCACAAGCCAACGCCGACCAACCCTCCATATGGGAATCACGCGCCACCCAGCCTGTCCCTGCCGGAGCCAAGGTCACGCTCGAACTCGACCATCCCGAATATTTCCTGGGCGAAAATGTGCTCGTACATTTTACCCTTCAAAATATTGGCGACCAGCCATTCCAAGCCGATTTCGGCGGCGATTATCGGGGCGCAACTCGAGCTTTAAGATTCAAAGTGACGGCCACAGACGAGTCTGGCGTCGTGGCTCCGGACCCCGACCCCTCTGGAATCTGTTTCGGTGGCCTGGGCGGTCCCCGCACACTCAAGCCCGGCGACAAATTCACCGAGTCCCTGCCCTTGATGCGTTACTGCCAGATTACACAACCGGGACGTTACACCATCCGCGCGACACATGACTTCGGGTGGAAAGAGGGCGAACGGAAACGGCCAGTTGGCGAAATTACCGTCATGTTCAAAATGCCAACGCCGACGGAGGCGGAAACTTTGATCAACACGATGGAAAAAATGCCCGCCGATCCCAACCACGTCTATGGCCAGCGATCCCATAATTATCCCGATTTCACATTACTTCGCCAGCCTGTTTACCTGAAACCGCTGCTGCGCCGGGCCGAAAAAGGCAACCACAATGCCTTGGAAGGCATCGCCTGGATAGAAACAGTCGATGCAACCATGGCGCTGATTGAACTCGCCACAAACTCAGATTCAAAACTGGCGCTGGACTCCGCGCGGACACTTACCATGCGATTGCCAGATCCCAATCTTGAGAGCACCAACGGGTTTGGCGGGTTTGCGCCATTCACACGGGAAACGCGCCGGAGGCTCGTGAAACATTCCTGGGATCCAAAGCTCGCTCCTGAAGTCCGGTCACTCGCGACAAATTATCTGGCGCAACCCAGCGCCGATGAAGTCGCCGCCGGCGCATCCATGGTGCAGTGTGTCGGGACGCTTGCCGAAGCGCCGAACGTGATCGCGGCCATGGATCATGCGCTAAATCCTCTGGTAAATCCACGGCAGGACCCAAAAGATGACATCCTGGACCAGCCACAGCCCCTGCGCGAACTCATCAGCGCCATGGATGCACTCCACGGAAAAAATTACGAAGTTCACGAAGGCGCTCTGAATGGGGAGGCTCAAATTCTTTTATATTTCCACTGGCTGGCAAATCAGTCCCCGCCTCGTTCAGATCGCTGGCTGGAAACCGTCAAGGCATTCGGACCAAATTCCAAATTCCCCACACGTGTGGCCGCCCTGGAATCCATTCCCGAACCGTTGCCAGTCGAATGCATCGAATTTGTCAAAAGCCGATTGTCTGACCCCGACCTCGGCGTTTGCCGGACGGCCTGCACGGTTGCTGGAAAATCAGGGGACAAAACATTCCTGAAACCGATTCTGGAAATCATTGCGACCGAGCACCACGAATGGTTGCTGGGGGAAGCCAGTGAGGCGGCTAAAAAGTTGGGCGGCGGTTTCGCTTTACTCGACACCTGGGCCGACCGGTTGACGGACGAAAAACTTTACGGCCTCGCCCTCGATAGCCTGCAAACCGTCATCGAAGGATTACCAGGAAGCTCCTCTGGCCGGACCGATTTATCGCGCAGCGAACGAATCGCACTTCGAAACGAATGGAAATCGTTCCTGTCCAAACACGCCGATGAAATTCGCGCCGGAAAAAAATTCAAAGTGAACGACCCCGCACTGACCCCGGCGCTTTTCGGCCGCGCGCGATCCTGGCAACTCCCAAACGGAAAACCCTGGCCGATTACCGAGGAAGAAATGAACAAGCCACCCGACAAATAA